The nucleotide sequence ATCGCCTTCCTATTATGAACATTAGAAAAGTTCTCTTTTACATGATCATCAGTGCCCTGGCGTTCACCTTAATGAACGTAGCGGTAAAACAGTTGCAGCACTACAGCGTATACCAAATCGTACTCTTTAGGGGTTTTGGCTCCTTTTTACTCACCATGGCCATATTAAAACGTTTAAAAGTCCCCATTCTAGGGAACAATAAAAAACTCTTGGTGCTACGTGCCATCGTTGGAACCAGTTCCATGACATTGTTTTTTATGTCATTAAAATACCTGTCGGCAGGCACGGCCGTTTCCCTACGTTATTTGGCCCCTATATTTTCGGCCATCTTTGCCATCTACCTATTAAAGGAAAAAATAAAACCGCTACAATGGCTGTTCTTTATCATCTCATTCTTGGGGGTCTTGATCCTTAAAGGGCTTGATAGCCACTTAGACAATACGGGCTTGGCCCTGGTGTTTGCCGCAGCCATATTGAGCGGACTCGTCTACATTATCATAAGCAAAATAGGAAAGGGCGACCACCCCATTGTAATCGTCAATTACTTTATGTTTACCGCAACGGTGTTTGGCGGCATACTCGCCATACCTACTTGGAACACCCCTATAGGAAGCGACTGGCTCTTTTTTGCCACCTTGGGTGTTTTCGGGTTTATAGGACAGCTCTATATGACCAAGGCCTTTCAAATTGCCTCGAACAACCTTGTTGCCCCCTTCAAGTACTTAGAAGTACTATTTACGGGACTTATCGGATTCATGTGGTTGGGAGAAACGTATACCCAATGGAGTCTGCTCGGGATATTATTAATTATCGCAGGCCTAGTAATGAATGTACTTTACAAGGCCCGCGACAAGAGGTATAATCTTTAAATCCCTTCTCTACCCAATGCTTTTGAATCCGTTGCCCAATTTATGATCTATAGGACACACGATTCCCCTCGAAAACTCAAAATTTACCTAGCCCCCATTTTGGACCTTGGCATATATTTCCGTTAAGGACAGCTGATCCCCCATTGTTTGCTGAAGTTCCATTAAATCGACAAAAAGTGTTTCCACCTTTTTAGAATAGTTCTTGTCGTCCGCTAGGTCGTTCATTTCATTGGGATCATTTTTTAAATCGAACAAAAGAACCTTCCCTATTTTCGGATATACAATAAGTTTGAAACCATCTTTACGAATCATACGCTGAACATCGATATAAGCGCCGTATATACCATCGTAATGACTTTCTTGCCGTTCACCCTTGATGATATCCAAAAAGCTATGAAATTGTACGGCCTCCGGCTTGTCTACATGGGCCAGGTCTAAAGTCGTGGCCATAATATCCTGAAGATAGACATCTTGATCTAAAAGCTTGCCCTTGGGTATTCCCGGGCCAACGACCATCATGGGAATACGCACGCTATGATCGAACATACTTTGTTTTCCGATCAATCCATGATGTCCCACTGAAAGTCCGTGATCGGCACCGAAAAAGATATAGGTATTGTCCATTTTACCGCTCGCCTCCAAGGCATCGAGTATTTTCCCTATCTGTTCGTCCATATGGGTGAGCAAGGCGTAATATTCCTGTCGGTGTACCTTTACCGCATATTCCGTTCTCGGATACGGCGCCAAGGCTTCGTCCCTAAGGCTCGGTGGATTTCCCATATCATCCTTCCAAGGGTACTCAGGCATGAAATTATCAGGAACCTTGATATCTTTCACCGGGTACATATCTAGAAAACGTTGTGGGGCCTGCCTCGGATCATGAGTGGCATTAAAGGCCAAATACATAAAGAAGGGGTCCTCTTTTTTCTTTGCCTTTTCTATAAATGAAAGGGCATCGTCACGAACCACTTCGCTCCAGTGCTTTCCACCTTCCCAAAAACCACCTTGCAAGGTATCGGTAGGCGACCATTCGGTATCGTCGGGGCCTGTTGGGCGACCATACCCCAAAGGCATATAATCGTTCCAATCTTTCATATCACCAGACTCCTTTTTCCATTTTTTTATGGCCGCACCGAGCTGCCCGGCCTTATCCCCAGGCATCCC is from Zobellia galactanivorans and encodes:
- a CDS encoding DMT family transporter, whose amino-acid sequence is MNIRKVLFYMIISALAFTLMNVAVKQLQHYSVYQIVLFRGFGSFLLTMAILKRLKVPILGNNKKLLVLRAIVGTSSMTLFFMSLKYLSAGTAVSLRYLAPIFSAIFAIYLLKEKIKPLQWLFFIISFLGVLILKGLDSHLDNTGLALVFAAAILSGLVYIIISKIGKGDHPIVIVNYFMFTATVFGGILAIPTWNTPIGSDWLFFATLGVFGFIGQLYMTKAFQIASNNLVAPFKYLEVLFTGLIGFMWLGETYTQWSLLGILLIIAGLVMNVLYKARDKRYNL
- a CDS encoding sulfatase-like hydrolase/transferase; amino-acid sequence: MYKSISCYLPLLALLLLGACKPTGAERNNKEDNKPNFVFLFADDQTFESIRALGFDEVHTPNLDRLVNGGTSFSHAYNMGGWNGAICVASRAMIISGSYIWNAQKRSAAWAKGDSTALSQTWGKLLEKQGYDTYMTGKWHVQAPAATVFKEAQHIRPGMPGDKAGQLGAAIKKWKKESGDMKDWNDYMPLGYGRPTGPDDTEWSPTDTLQGGFWEGGKHWSEVVRDDALSFIEKAKKKEDPFFMYLAFNATHDPRQAPQRFLDMYPVKDIKVPDNFMPEYPWKDDMGNPPSLRDEALAPYPRTEYAVKVHRQEYYALLTHMDEQIGKILDALEASGKMDNTYIFFGADHGLSVGHHGLIGKQSMFDHSVRIPMMVVGPGIPKGKLLDQDVYLQDIMATTLDLAHVDKPEAVQFHSFLDIIKGERQESHYDGIYGAYIDVQRMIRKDGFKLIVYPKIGKVLLFDLKNDPNEMNDLADDKNYSKKVETLFVDLMELQQTMGDQLSLTEIYAKVQNGG